Genomic DNA from Chloroherpetonaceae bacterium:
ATCAATCATCTCATCTAAGTCATTGCGCACCCATGCCCGCAGCGGTGCCCCAAATGGGGCTTTTGGTCGATACACAATTTCTTTTGGCAAGTAGCGCTCTGCCACCTTCTTCAGCAAGGCTTTTTGCTTGTAGCCTGTAAGCAGATTTCCACCCATTTTATACTTTGCAGGCAAGCGATGCGCAAACTCCACGATGCGGTAATCCACAAATGGCACGCGCTCCTCGACGCTGGCTGCCATAGAGGATTTATCGGAGTAGGTCAAGTTTAAGCTTGCAAGAAACATTTTCGTATCCAGCGCGCACATCATTGTTACAAGGTCTAACTGCGGCTGGCGCGATAAGAGCGCTTCACGAATCTCCAAGTGGCGACGAATTGGATACGATGCTCGATAATCAGGCATCGCCACTTCTTGAAACTCTGGCGTGAGCAAATTTCGAAGCTCAGTTTCGTTGTAGTATGCGTAGCTGCCGATAAAGGCGTCAAAATCAGGAAGCGATGCCGAGCGCACAAAGCGTTTCGCCCAGCGAAAGAGCCTTAGTCCCCCTTTCTTACTGGCAACTGGCAATGCATTTATCAGCGGTTCAATTGCATAGCGGCGCAGCGCCTGAGGCAAGCGCTTGTAGAGACTTGCCATCTTCACTGCCAAGTGCTTGCGATAGCCTGAGAACAGTTCATCTGCCCCCATCCCAGAGAGCAGGACAGTTGTCCCACTTTCTTTTGCTGCCTTGCAAATAAGGTAAGTGTTAATGCTCGCAGGGTCGGCAATTGGCTCATCGAGGTGATAGACCAGTTTTGGCAGAAGTTCAACCACATTAGGCTTGATGACAATTTCGCGATAATCTGCCCCGATATGCTTTGCAACGATTTTGGCATATTTCTGGTCGTCAGGCATTGCCTCGAATTTCTTATCGGCTTCGGTGAAGGCAATAGTGTAGGTCGTAATTGGCTCACCTTTCTGCTGGGTCATCAGCGCCGCAATGAGTGAAGAATCCAGTCCGCCTGAAAGAAATGCGCTGACCTTGACATCTGCAATCATCTGTCGGCGCACGGTGTCTTGCAGCAGGGCATCAAGCTCGTCAAGATAGTGCTGCTCGCCTCGGTCATCGCCGTAGCCCTTGAAATCAATATCCCAATAAGGCTGAAGTGTGGCACGACCGTTTTGAATCAAGAGGTTACAGCCAGCAGGCAATTTTTCAATGCCTTTGAATGCTGTGCGTGGCTCTGGTGTCCAGAGAAAAAAGAGCGTCGACAGCACGCCTTCAGGATTGGCTTCACTTGGCAGCTCTTCACATTGCAACAGCGATTTAATTTCAGAGGCGAAAATGAGTCGCTCGGATGACAGTTGTGCGTAGTAGAGGGGTTTTTCGCCTACTCGGTCACGTGAGAGCATGACCAAGTTGCGCTGCGTGTCGACCAATGCAAACGCCCACATTCCATTGAGCCGCTCCACACAAGCCGTGCCCCACTCCAAGTAAGCATTGAGAATCACCTCCGTATCGGTTCGTGAGCGAAAGATGTAGCCTTTTGCTTGCAACACTTGGCGCAGCTCAAGGTAGTTGTAAATCTCGCCGTTGAAGATAATCCAGACACGCTCATCAGGCGTGCTCATTGGCTGATGTCCCAGAGGTGAAAGGTCAATAATTGCAAGGCGGCGAAACGCCAAGCCTACCTTGAGCGCGTCGGTCGAGAGCATTTTTATGCCGCTGTCGTCAGGCCCACGATGCACCATCACACCTGACATCTGCTCCAGCAGCTCTTGGTCATAGAACCCTACAGTCCCTGCAATGCCACACATAAAATTTTTGAAACATTCCGCTTATTTCCTTCGTTACTTTTGAAGCCTGCGGTTCGGTTCTTTCTCTCTAAGTTATCAAAATAGCAACACATCAGAGCAACTGCTCGCCTCTTGCAAGCTGCTCGCTCTTTAAACTTTCAGGCGAATTGCTTGTCTAACAGGAGGGCGATGTTCGCTTTCTGTAATTGCGTGTTACAACATCTATTGTACTAAACTTACACTGTCTTGACTATGAGAAAAGTTTTATCTCTGATATTTTTTACCGCTCTGCCCACACTGGCATTTGCACAAAGCTACTCGGTGCAGGGGCGAGTTGTTGCCGAAGCTGACCAATCGCCGCTAATAGGAGCGAAAATTACGCTCTCCCGTCTGCCCGACTCGGTGCGTAGCGGCGCCATTACAAATGCAAGCGGCGCATTTGTGATTCAAAATCTGCCCGCTGGAAAGTATGTGCTTCGCGTCAGTTACATCGGTTATCGTGACTATGTCTGGCGATTCGAGCTAAAAGAATCGGTCAATCTCGGCACGATTGCAATGAAAGAAAGCGGACTTGTCTCTGATGAAATCGTCGTCGAAGAACGCCTCCCTACGGCGGTGCAACAGGGCGATACAGTGCAGTTCAATGCCAGAGCCTTTAAGACCAATCGTGACGCTACAGCCGAAGACCTGATTACAAAAATGCCCGGTATCTCGCTGCAAGGTGGGCGCGTGCAAGCCCAAGGTGAACAGGTGCGGCAAGTCTTGGTCGACGGCAAACCTTTCTTTGGTGAAGACCCCAGTGCCGTGCTTAGGAATCTTCCCGCCGAAATGATTGACAAAATTCAGGTCTTTGACCAGCAAAGCGAGCAAGCTCGCTTCTCAGGCGTCGATGACGGCAACACCATCAAGACAATTAACATCATTACCAAGCCTGCATATCGCAATGGCACCTTTGGTCGAGCATTTGCAGGCTATGGCGACCGCCAGAGTTACAAAGCAGGCGGCAATCTTAACATTTTTAGCGAACAGCAGCGCATTTCAATTATTGGGCAATCTAATAATCTGAATGAGCAAAACTTTGCATCTGAAGATCTCTTAGGCGTTGCCAGTTCGAGTGGACAAGGCGGCGGGCGACGCGGTGGTTTCGGCGGCGGCCGTGGTGGAATGATGATGGGTGTTTTTGGCGGTCCGCCTCCACCGGGGGTCTTTAACGCCAATCCTACGGCGGATTTCCTTGTTGCGCAGCAGAATGGTCTTATTACTACTCATGCACTTGGCATTAACTACATTGACGAGTGGGGCAAGAGCACAGAAGTGTCAGGCAGTTACTTCTTCAACCTGAGCGACAATCTGGCCTCGACCTCGCTCTTTCGGCAGTTCATCTTGCCATCGCAAGCAGGGCAAACTTACTCAGAGACCAACCTTGCTGACACACGAAACGGCAACCATCGTCTTAATTTGCGCATTGATCACAAGTTCAGTGACTTTACCTCAATCCTACTCGTGCCGCGCCTCACTTGGCAACACAACCGTGGTCGCAACGACCTTGATGGCATCACGTCACGTGCCAACACGACACTGGGCAACACCCGCAATGACTTTGCCTCTGACCTCACTGCTGCGCGCTTTTCCAACTTGCTTTTGTTCCGTCATCGCTTCGACACGGGGCGCACTGTCTCACTTTCACTTAATACCACCTATAACCAAAGTGATGGCGAAAGTAACCTCGTGGCACTGAATCAGTTCTTCCCCGATGAGACACTTGGGCAGCTTTTTTTCCGCTCGGATTCGCTAAACCAATTCTCCAACACGCGCCAGCGTGGTTGGGGCTGGACAGGCAATGTGACCTATACAGAGCCACTTTCACTTAATCATTTTCTGCAATTCACTTACATTGCAAACTACCGCCCCAATTCGTCGGATAATCAAACTTTCAGCCGCCCACCTCTCAGCACGGATTTTCGGCTCGATACGCTGCTCAGCAACCGCATTGAAAGTGCTTATCTGACACAATCCGCCAGCGCAGGCTATCGCTACTTTACGCGCGATGTAATTCTTTCACTCAACTTGGGCTATCAGTGGGCGGATCTTCAAAGCACGCAAGAATTCCCGTTTGCTTTTGCGATTCAGCGTCGCTTCCAGAACCTGTTGCCCTCTGCTTTCTTGCGCGTGCGATTTTCCGATAACCAAAATCTTTTCTTTGCTTACCGCACCAGCACGGTCGAGCCAACCGTAGTGCAGTTGCAAGAGGTACTCAACAACAATAATCCACTTTTGCTTTCAATCGGCAATCAGTCGCTTAACCAAGAGTTTCATCACAACTTGATTTTCCGCTATTCATCGGTTGATGTAGGAGCCGCCAGCTCGTTTTTCGTGCTTCTCAATGCTAACTTCCGCCAAGACTACATTGGCAACAGCACCTTGATTGCCGCGCGTGATACACTGGTGCAGAGCCGCATTCGCTTGCGCGCTGGTGCTCAGCTTACGCAGCCCGTCAATCTCGACGGCTATTACAGCTTGCGCAGCCTTGTTACCTACGGCGTTCCATTGCCACTGGTGCAAACCAATCTTAACCTTAGTCTTGGCGCAAACCTCACACGCACCCCTGCATTGCTAAACGGCGAAATGAACATCGCCACTACTCCCTCGCTCAATGCTGGTATCACGCTTAGCAGCAACATAAGCGAGAAACTGGACTTTACCATTTCTACGACTAGCAACTACGGCTCTACACAGAACACGCTGCAGCCACAGCTCAATGGTC
This window encodes:
- the asnB gene encoding asparagine synthase (glutamine-hydrolyzing), with the protein product MCGIAGTVGFYDQELLEQMSGVMVHRGPDDSGIKMLSTDALKVGLAFRRLAIIDLSPLGHQPMSTPDERVWIIFNGEIYNYLELRQVLQAKGYIFRSRTDTEVILNAYLEWGTACVERLNGMWAFALVDTQRNLVMLSRDRVGEKPLYYAQLSSERLIFASEIKSLLQCEELPSEANPEGVLSTLFFLWTPEPRTAFKGIEKLPAGCNLLIQNGRATLQPYWDIDFKGYGDDRGEQHYLDELDALLQDTVRRQMIADVKVSAFLSGGLDSSLIAALMTQQKGEPITTYTIAFTEADKKFEAMPDDQKYAKIVAKHIGADYREIVIKPNVVELLPKLVYHLDEPIADPASINTYLICKAAKESGTTVLLSGMGADELFSGYRKHLAVKMASLYKRLPQALRRYAIEPLINALPVASKKGGLRLFRWAKRFVRSASLPDFDAFIGSYAYYNETELRNLLTPEFQEVAMPDYRASYPIRRHLEIREALLSRQPQLDLVTMMCALDTKMFLASLNLTYSDKSSMAASVEERVPFVDYRIVEFAHRLPAKYKMGGNLLTGYKQKALLKKVAERYLPKEIVYRPKAPFGAPLRAWVRNDLDEMIDDLLSPERLRRRGIFRPAAITEMLRRHKSGEEDSAHRIWALLTLELWFSEFIDKRVKVGSPFP
- a CDS encoding outer membrane beta-barrel protein, whose amino-acid sequence is MRKVLSLIFFTALPTLAFAQSYSVQGRVVAEADQSPLIGAKITLSRLPDSVRSGAITNASGAFVIQNLPAGKYVLRVSYIGYRDYVWRFELKESVNLGTIAMKESGLVSDEIVVEERLPTAVQQGDTVQFNARAFKTNRDATAEDLITKMPGISLQGGRVQAQGEQVRQVLVDGKPFFGEDPSAVLRNLPAEMIDKIQVFDQQSEQARFSGVDDGNTIKTINIITKPAYRNGTFGRAFAGYGDRQSYKAGGNLNIFSEQQRISIIGQSNNLNEQNFASEDLLGVASSSGQGGGRRGGFGGGRGGMMMGVFGGPPPPGVFNANPTADFLVAQQNGLITTHALGINYIDEWGKSTEVSGSYFFNLSDNLASTSLFRQFILPSQAGQTYSETNLADTRNGNHRLNLRIDHKFSDFTSILLVPRLTWQHNRGRNDLDGITSRANTTLGNTRNDFASDLTAARFSNLLLFRHRFDTGRTVSLSLNTTYNQSDGESNLVALNQFFPDETLGQLFFRSDSLNQFSNTRQRGWGWTGNVTYTEPLSLNHFLQFTYIANYRPNSSDNQTFSRPPLSTDFRLDTLLSNRIESAYLTQSASAGYRYFTRDVILSLNLGYQWADLQSTQEFPFAFAIQRRFQNLLPSAFLRVRFSDNQNLFFAYRTSTVEPTVVQLQEVLNNNNPLLLSIGNQSLNQEFHHNLIFRYSSVDVGAASSFFVLLNANFRQDYIGNSTLIAARDTLVQSRIRLRAGAQLTQPVNLDGYYSLRSLVTYGVPLPLVQTNLNLSLGANLTRTPALLNGEMNIATTPSLNAGITLSSNISEKLDFTISTTSNYGSTQNTLQPQLNGQFFNQQSRIKFNWVFGDDFVFQTDLTHQYFSGLSQDFNQNFVLWSASIGKKFFDGRAEVRLTVFDILNQNNSIQRNITETFIEDTRTDILQRYAILTFTYNLRQN